GCAAACGTCGAAAGCGCGTCGACGTCACATCTTTCGACCGACTCGTGTGGCCGGCCGACGACGATATTGCCGGCAGTCTGGGAACCGATACCCGGAATCGCCGTCAGTTCGTCCATCGACGCCGCGTTGACGTCGAGTGGATACGGCACACCAGTGACGGACCGATAGCCGTGGTCGGTGATCGCGATGTCGATCGTTGTCCCGAGTGGTCGCTCGCCCGGAATCCCGACGAGGAGCGGGTACGTCCCCAACTGGCGGCCGAAGGTCTTGCCGTCCTGATGGTATTCGAGGTGGACATCTTCGAGAATCGTCCCCGGCGGGGCGACGCGGGCCAGCATCGGGTTGTCGATGGTCTCCCGGACCTCCCGCTTGTACTCTTTGAACTGTCGTTTGTGGTCGTTGGCGATCGCCGCGCCGGTCTCGTCCATCTCGGTCCCCGGGAAGGCCATGACCTGGCGGATGTTCACCCGCCGGATCATCAGTCCGTCATCGAGAATGCGCTGAAGGAAGCGCTTGTTGTGCTCGAAGGTCTCGCTCGTCTCGCCTTTCAGCCCGTGGACGAGATTGATCCCGGGCAGGAGTTTCGGCAGGCGACGGCCGGCGTCGCCACCCGTGCTGGGACCGGTTCCCGGCTCCTCGCCGGGGCGGAACCCGCCTTCTTCGTTGACGATCCGAACTGCCTCGATGGCCTCCTCGGCGGTGACGTTGAGGTTGTTGTCACTCTGGACGGCGGGATCGGCCGACTCGACGCCGAAGGCTGCAGTGTCACCGGGCGTGTTGTGTTCGGCGATGATCCGGATGCCCTCCCGAGCCTTTTCGGGCCAGTTCACCACCGTGATGGGGTTCATATTGTCGAGATGTAGCGTCTCCAGATCGGGAGCGACCGCACGGATACCACTGTAGAGCTCCCGGAGAGCGTCGGGGTTGGGGGCTTGGCCGTCGCCGCCGTAGGCCAGAATGTCAGCCTGCCGGCCCAGCCGGAAGTGAGCAACGCCATGCTCTGCCAGTGCACCGACCTCGCTCACGACGGCCTCGGGGTCCCGGAAGGTAGCGTCGCCGTACAGCGGTTCCGTGCAAAACGAGCACCGATAGGCACACCCCCGACCGGTTTCGATCTCACAGATGAGATACTCGGGGTGGTTGGGATGTTGTTCGACGATGAACGCCCCCGCCTGCGCCCAGCGCGAGGACTCTCCGACAGTCCGGTAGCGCGGCTCGAACCCCTCTAGCCCGTTTGCGACGAGATCGAAGACGGCGGCCTCGACGTCTGCCCCGGCCAGGTAATCGAAGTCCAGGTCGTCGCGCTCGGGTTCGCTCGCCCCCTCGTTTTCCTCGCCGACGCCAAAGCGGACCGGCCCGCCCATCAGGCTCGTTCCGTCGGCCATCCAGGCGATCCGCCGAACTTCGTCGGGTTCGGCCGGCGTCCCACCGACGTAGTTGCCGGGGACGGTCATCCCGCCGACGTAGACCGTCAAATCCGCGGCCTCGACGTCCTGCCAGCGGCGATTGTCTTCACGAAGGGCGTCGATGGTGTGATAGGTGATCTGCCCGTGAGGCACGCCTGCATCGACCAGTGCGCCGGCGACGTACCGGGGATACGTAGAGATGTATGGGGGGACCCCGAAGTGTGCCGGCTCGTCGACGTAGCCGTCGACGATCGTCACCGAGAGGTCCGCAGGGTCAGTCATGACGTGAGCGTAGCCGCCCGACGCCTAAAACCGTGTCTCCACGTCTCGAGTGTCGGTTCGCTGTGTCTCTGGCGGATCGGTTCGCGTCGATCACGGCAGACGGGGACGTGCTGTCGCCCTGCTCGGACGGTCTGCAGAGAGACGGTCGAACGGTGATCGCGGACCGAGTGGCCGTTTAAAACTCGTTACAGACCGGGAGCCCGATCGTGTTGAAGTCGCTCATGTCCTCGAGCTTGCCGGGGATCTCGTCGAGACTGATCGTCTCGGAGACGAGTTCGGTCGGATCGAGTTTCCCGGTGCGGATCATATCGAGCATCTCGGGGTAGTGGGACGGCTGAAGGCCGAACGAGCCATAGAAGTCGACCTCCATCGCGACGAATTGATCGACCGGGAGCGGAATTTCGCCACTCTCTGCTTCGGTCGTCAGCCCCAGTTGCACGTGGCGGCCGTTCTTTGCGAGGGAGTTGACCGCGTTTTGGGTCGTCTCTTTGATCCCCAACGCGTCGACGGAGACGTCCGCTCCACCGTTCGTAATCGAGGTGACCGCCTCGACGGGATCAACCTCGTTTGCGTTGACGGTTTCGACAGCACCCAGCTCTTCGGCTTTCTCGAGCTTTTGATCGTCGAGATCGACACCGACGACGTTCGCGCCCAGTGCGTCGGCGATCTGGACGCCGGACAGGCCAACCCCGCCCAGACCATAGATCACCACATCGTCGCCGCCCCCAACGTCGGCCCGGTGGGCGACACCGTGATACGACGTCATAAACCGGCACCCGATCCCGGCAGCCGTCTTCGGATCGATGGCGTCCGGGAGTGGGACGGCGTTGACGTCGGCACTCGGGATGTGGACCTTCTCGGCGAACGCGCCAGGTGCTTCGTCTGAGAATCCGAGGCCGGTGTGATTTTCACAGATGTTTTCGTGGCCGGTGCGGCACAGATGACAGTGACCGCACCCGAAGTTGAACGGAATCGCGACCTGCTGGCCGACTTCTACCTCTTGGACTTGGGACCCCGTCTCGATGATCGTCCCGACAGGTTCGTGGCCGAGAATGTGTGGCGGCTCGGGCCGATAGTCGATCCAGTCCCAGTGGCCTTGCCACGCGTGCCAGTCAGAGCGACAGACACCGACACTGTCGACCCGTGCGACGACGCCGTCGGGATCGGGCTCTGGATCATCGACTTCTTTGATCGTCAGCGGTTCCTGAAACGCCTCCATTACAGCTGCTCGCATATCTTCGACGCTTGAAAAGGGAGAGAAGTTAAAAGTATGGATTAGACCGTGGTCTGGGTTGGCCGCACGGATTGTGCTTCCACGCTCGGCTGTCCGTATGCCAGGTTTTCATAGAGAGAACAAACCGAACAGACCCACGAGGACGGCACTCCAGAAACGGAACCGAAGACAGGACAGTGCTCGGCCCGTGCGGAAGTCGAAAACACACAAACTAGCAGACGCGGTAGAGGGCTGGTTCGACATCTCCAGTGTGAGTGGAAAAGTCACCGTACGACGTGAATCGCTGTCCGTTGTCTGGCGGTTGTGACAGATGTCGAGGGACGAAGTGGGAACCAAGAAGTGTGCGTCCGGTGGCGGTCACCGGTCGTTCGACTGTGAGAGCGCCGCAACGT
The sequence above is drawn from the Halorhabdus sp. CBA1104 genome and encodes:
- a CDS encoding radical SAM protein encodes the protein MTDPADLSVTIVDGYVDEPAHFGVPPYISTYPRYVAGALVDAGVPHGQITYHTIDALREDNRRWQDVEAADLTVYVGGMTVPGNYVGGTPAEPDEVRRIAWMADGTSLMGGPVRFGVGEENEGASEPERDDLDFDYLAGADVEAAVFDLVANGLEGFEPRYRTVGESSRWAQAGAFIVEQHPNHPEYLICEIETGRGCAYRCSFCTEPLYGDATFRDPEAVVSEVGALAEHGVAHFRLGRQADILAYGGDGQAPNPDALRELYSGIRAVAPDLETLHLDNMNPITVVNWPEKAREGIRIIAEHNTPGDTAAFGVESADPAVQSDNNLNVTAEEAIEAVRIVNEEGGFRPGEEPGTGPSTGGDAGRRLPKLLPGINLVHGLKGETSETFEHNKRFLQRILDDGLMIRRVNIRQVMAFPGTEMDETGAAIANDHKRQFKEYKREVRETIDNPMLARVAPPGTILEDVHLEYHQDGKTFGRQLGTYPLLVGIPGERPLGTTIDIAITDHGYRSVTGVPYPLDVNAASMDELTAIPGIGSQTAGNIVVGRPHESVERCDVDALSTFAVATGADHAD
- a CDS encoding zinc-dependent alcohol dehydrogenase family protein, whose product is MRAAVMEAFQEPLTIKEVDDPEPDPDGVVARVDSVGVCRSDWHAWQGHWDWIDYRPEPPHILGHEPVGTIIETGSQVQEVEVGQQVAIPFNFGCGHCHLCRTGHENICENHTGLGFSDEAPGAFAEKVHIPSADVNAVPLPDAIDPKTAAGIGCRFMTSYHGVAHRADVGGGDDVVIYGLGGVGLSGVQIADALGANVVGVDLDDQKLEKAEELGAVETVNANEVDPVEAVTSITNGGADVSVDALGIKETTQNAVNSLAKNGRHVQLGLTTEAESGEIPLPVDQFVAMEVDFYGSFGLQPSHYPEMLDMIRTGKLDPTELVSETISLDEIPGKLEDMSDFNTIGLPVCNEF